The Syngnathus scovelli strain Florida chromosome 11, RoL_Ssco_1.2, whole genome shotgun sequence region tactattaacatttacttaagTCATCGTACACGAGACAAACATTGGTGGTTTTAACTTACTTTAAGTCTAAAAAGACACGAAACGTCGGTCACGCTCGGAAATCCGTCAGAGTGGGACGGAAGGAGGGGCGTTCCCGAAATATGTAGGACTGGAAGGCTGCGATCCAATTGGTCCATTTAGACGCCTGTCATGACGTCATGACGTCACTGTATAATGCTGCCTTAAAGcaatttttggtgcatttttcattgagTATGATTTTGCTGTTATTCAGTTCTATTGGGCTGTCAACAACCCATTTTCAAAAATAACGTTAGGCAATTTACAAGGAATTTTGAATATGCCTCAgtataatgatttttttatgttgtttttcaaaataaagaatGGATTACTGACATGCACATTTAAATTATTCTCAGCAGTGCATTTTAATGGAGTCGGTTCACATGACCTTCAAGTTATTGAACGAAAACGCTactatttacagtaataaattcatatcaaatatttgaagcattcaaATGATATTAGacgaggtgtatctcaaccagtaCATATCATTCTGCACTGTTTGAGGTCAATAGGTCACACGACCTGGAAGCTACTGAGTTAAAATGCTAATATTGATTTAGTAAATTCATATGAAAACATCTCAGGGTGCATGGAGTGAAAAACAGATCGGCCGAGCTGAAAAATCCTCTTCTATCAATACTTTCTCATCACTGATTATGAAAGTACAAATTGACTCAGTTTGTGGCGTACATGTTTATTTCCCTGacataaaataatatatgtGACAATTTGTCTATCAGGTTGATCTATTTTCTTTCACACTTAAAACAATGCTGAAAAATTACCTGGCTGTAATTCAAAGTTCAGCCAGGTCCTCATGTTCCTCCTGGGCGAGGAGCCAATTAAAGAGGAAGCCTACGGAGTCAGACGCAAACTCGGCAATCTTCCTCACGTTGGTCACGTACCACATTTTGTACGCACACTCGCCCAGCAGCACGAGCAGAAAGACCATCAGGAAGCCAACGAAGAAGCGGTCGATGTAGTAGTTGGCCTTCTCTCTGGAGCTCCACTGCTGCCACGAACGCGCTTGCCGAACTTCGTTGTATTTGCTAAAGTGTAACAAGGCTGCATCAGCTTCATCCACGTCAGACTGGGGAGCCTCCGCGTCCCCGGCTGCGTGCGGATCTGCCATTGCGCAGCCCTTGAATGAGGAACCTTCTTGTCTGATGACCACAATGAAAACTTATTAAGGGAAAAACGCCCATTGGAATTTCATACAAGGATAATCCTACCTGATTAAATTAACCCTGGACGATGTGAGAAAGGGAAGATTTTTAGCCTCTGTTGTGTGAGAGGTGCGTTGCAGAAGTAAGAAATGTGAGGCACCTGGCTTTGCTAAGATGAAGGCTTGCGGATTAGGACACACTCAGCAATTTTGAAATCCCTCATCAAGGATGAAGCTGGCAGATGGTGAGACTATAAGCAGCTGCGTCATTGTGAGGGAGGGTTATGTTCGGAGAAACAAATTGACTCAATCGTATGAAAATGGTTGGCAAGAGTGCTGTCCAGAACTTACTTTACGGTTTCCAATAAAGCCTCAAAGAAGGACATTGGGTTTTGAATTAAATGTAAGGGAATTTAATTAGGAATTCAGTTTCGAATCAAGAAATGTAGCCAGGCCATTTGGTCTTTTTCTAAAATAAAGGCAAATGAGCTATGACTTAATATGAAAAACAGTTGTTGTTAACTTACTGAACACATTGGCTTGCACCTGTAGACTGCATTTCTTAAGCACTGAAATGAGCAgaaacaatataaataaataaataagacataTAGGAAATCAAACCTGACAAATCCAAAATGAAAGCAGTTTTGAATTTAATTGGTTTTTGCAGACTAAAAATTGCATTCTGAGGCCTTATCGATCCAATCCAATCGTTCCGCTGTACCCCAAACTTGGGCTCATCGACCAGCCTCGAATTTCTGGATCCCCATTTTGAGAACCCGCTGCTCTAATGTGTCACTTAGAAGGTCCGCATGGAAAGCTACGAACGCTTCACTTGGCGTCGTCGACACGCTGCAGACCTTGTGGCAAGGCCGCGTCCACTTTCTCGGCGAGTGGCGGCATGCTGTTGGGATACGGGCTTGCCCTCGCGCCGCCACAGCATGCCCCGCAGCCCCGCACCACCTCCAGCAGCGTAACGCGGAAGCGCTTGATCCGGAAGGCGTACACCATCGGGTTGAGCGCCGAGTTGACGTGCGACATGAAGATACCCGCGTACACCAGCATCTTAGGCGTGGCGCGGCCCGGGTGGAAGAAGTCCAGGCAATTGATGATGTGAAGAGGCAGCCAGCACACTGCGAAGAGCAACACCACCAAAGCCAGGGACTTGGCCAGCTTCAGCTCCTTGCGGTAGTAGCGCTCGCCGTCCGACGTGGCCTCGGCCCGCCGGTTCAGCTGCCGGCGGATGACGCGGAAGATCTCGGCGTAGAGTGCGATCATGACGGCCAGGGGCACCACCACCCAGCCGAAGAAGTTGAAGTAGACCATGTAGTCCATCCTCATGACGGCGGTGAACTCGCACACCATGTAGTCGGATCCGCTCAGGTTGCCCAAGACCTGGCGGTTGTTCCAGCCCACCATGGGCACCAGGCCAGCGAGGAAGGAGACCAGCCAGCACAGGCAGACAGCCACATATGCACGCCGCTGCGTCACAATGCTGCTGTACCTTTTGAAAATCACCGTCCGGAAACAATAAAAGCATCAAGTGAGATATGGGCAATGGAAAAAGACAGCTGCTGCCTTTTTACAGACTCTTGCGTAAGTCACTTATTTGGGCAGACATTTTAATTTTGCTGAAAGCCTGCGATGTACAGTGCATTGATCGCCAAAGGATATACGGTGCTATGAAAGACGTAAACAACAACGGGAGTCAACCTCACGGCGATTGAACGGCTTAGCGGAATGAGCTGATGTCTGCTTTTGTGTCAACAAtaataagacatttttatttgggAGTGCCTTTGGAGACCCTCTAAGACACTGTACACCAATAAAAATCAACGCGGGATTATATAGAAGAAAATGAAATACAATGCAGTGCACTTAGAGTGGGGTTAGGGTGATCTTAAAATGCCGTGTTTTGAGTTTGCATTTGAAAGTGGTCAAAGAAACCCAGTTGAGGTGCTGAGGTGGTTCTAGAGGTGGAGAGAAGAGCCATTCAAGGCCTCAATAGAGCTGTGTAAAATTGTGAAAAAGGCAGCACTTAGATTAAGGAGGATGAGGGTGGAAAGTGAAGTGGAGTCCGCTGCAACGAAGAGATCAGAAGTCATTTTTAATAGGGCTGTTTCAGTCCCGTGGGGGAGGAGGCCAAAACTAGACTGAAAAGCCTCGTAAAGGCTGTTGTTTGTTAAATGAGAGTGGACGACTACATTTCTTTGGACTTTAAAGATGAGGATGATGTCAAATATTCTGCCAAAGCAAATGAATTTAATGCGGCCGAAAAGAAAATAACAAGCGAGCTGTACAACCATTGTCGGAAATCAAACAGCAAAAACGCGAAAGCAGGTTTTAAGTTTTTCATATTACTGCATGAAGAAAGTGTAGAGTTGCAAATTACTATTTCAAGATGGGCTAAGCGTTTCACGTTGGATGGTTTCAAATTGGAATGATAGTTTCAGACAAGACAGTGCTACGGTTTCAACACAGGACAAACatgggcatgttttttttttttcttcacctggTTGGTATTTTGACCCTCAAGTAGCGGTCGACGGCGATGGCGAGCAGCGACAAGATCGAACCCTGAGTGATGATCACCAGCAGGCAGGACAGGAAGAGGCACGTGTAGAACTGCGTACTGATACCCAGACTGATGGTGACGGCCAGCGGGATCACCAGCACGCCCACAGCGATGTCAGCCACCGCCAGGGACACGATGAAACAGAAAGTGGTGTTCCGCAGGGCCGGGTTCACGCACACCACCAGCACCACCAGCACGTTGCCCACCACCGATGCCAGGGCGATGATCGCCTCCACCGAAACGTACACCGTGTCCACGTTCCCCCGTACCTTCACCCCAGG contains the following coding sequences:
- the LOC125977637 gene encoding adenosine receptor A1 codes for the protein MSSFPGVKVRGNVDTVYVSVEAIIALASVVGNVLVVLVVCVNPALRNTTFCFIVSLAVADIAVGVLVIPLAVTISLGISTQFYTCLFLSCLLVIITQGSILSLLAIAVDRYLRVKIPTRYSSIVTQRRAYVAVCLCWLVSFLAGLVPMVGWNNRQVLGNLSGSDYMVCEFTAVMRMDYMVYFNFFGWVVVPLAVMIALYAEIFRVIRRQLNRRAEATSDGERYYRKELKLAKSLALVVLLFAVCWLPLHIINCLDFFHPGRATPKMLVYAGIFMSHVNSALNPMVYAFRIKRFRVTLLEVVRGCGACCGGARASPYPNSMPPLAEKVDAALPQGLQRVDDAK